The following are from one region of the Treponema denticola genome:
- a CDS encoding DUF2804 domain-containing protein, whose product MNHEVKEKQDLLNAQGHITEEGWARFPVWNYDRSKIKASAFKIKEWDYYSITNSKELWSLNTTMADLGFGALFSVSFIDLKKKAFSQEDAMTFFTFGKTGLKPSSLMDHKLEFKNKKMKLLFCKQGEKIIIQTDVPNMRLPCGKRGLKADIELTRNPNNESMNIATSWKENRKCFYLNEKVNCMPVSGTLSLGNDKITLEKNSSWAVLDWGRGFWTRKNRWYWSSGSGIVEGKRFGFNLGYGFTDRGPASENVIFYDGKIHKLTDVEFHIKNDEYLKPWNFISSDKRFEAEFIPAIDRSANTNLGLIKSVQHQVFGFFSGQAVLDEGKIVKFENFPAFAEDVLNVW is encoded by the coding sequence ATGAATCATGAAGTCAAGGAAAAACAAGATTTACTCAATGCGCAGGGTCATATCACCGAAGAAGGATGGGCAAGATTTCCCGTATGGAACTATGATAGAAGTAAGATTAAGGCTTCGGCATTTAAAATAAAGGAATGGGACTATTACAGCATAACAAATTCCAAGGAGCTTTGGAGCTTAAATACTACAATGGCAGACTTAGGTTTTGGAGCCTTATTTTCAGTTTCATTTATTGACTTAAAGAAGAAAGCTTTTTCACAGGAAGATGCCATGACGTTCTTTACATTCGGTAAAACAGGATTAAAACCTTCATCCCTAATGGATCACAAGCTTGAGTTTAAAAATAAAAAAATGAAACTGCTTTTTTGTAAGCAGGGAGAAAAAATTATTATACAAACAGATGTGCCTAATATGCGCCTGCCTTGCGGAAAAAGAGGGCTTAAAGCAGATATTGAGCTTACACGAAATCCGAATAATGAGAGTATGAACATAGCAACTTCATGGAAAGAAAACCGTAAGTGTTTTTACTTAAATGAAAAGGTCAACTGTATGCCGGTAAGCGGCACCCTAAGCCTTGGAAACGATAAAATCACTTTAGAAAAAAACAGCTCTTGGGCTGTACTGGATTGGGGCCGGGGTTTCTGGACAAGAAAGAACCGTTGGTATTGGTCAAGCGGGAGCGGTATAGTCGAAGGGAAGAGATTCGGCTTTAACCTAGGTTATGGTTTTACCGATAGGGGCCCTGCAAGCGAAAATGTAATTTTTTATGACGGAAAAATACATAAACTTACAGATGTGGAATTTCATATTAAAAATGATGAGTATTTAAAGCCTTGGAATTTCATATCAAGCGATAAACGTTTTGAAGCCGAGTTTATACCGGCTATAGACCGCTCGGCAAATACAAATTTAGGGCTTATAAAAAGCGTTCAACACCAAGTATTCGGCTTTTTTTCAGGTCAGGCAGTATTGGACGAAGGCAAGATTGTAAAATTCGAAAATTTTCCTGCCTTTGCTGAGGACGTATTAAATGTTTGGTAA
- the ispE gene encoding 4-(cytidine 5'-diphospho)-2-C-methyl-D-erythritol kinase, with protein MIKSAISLKAHAKINLHLEVLGKRSDGFHDIVSVFAPISLADELLMQRKPDKKECKVLSPLAELPAENTITRAYEEFKNFTGISEGVSVRILKRIPEGAGLGGGSSDAASVLLGLNDMFSTGLTEEDLRAIALKIGSDVPFFLGNEAAVVRGRGETIKRVSVFSDYFGILIYPEIKSATPRAYSLLGRKESEILNSAFNPELFCGKDCREWPFFNSFEDVLFTEYPAIKKAKQDLLTYGADFALMSGAGSSVFGLFKDEKNVKNAYSKLLAEYGRCFFFLLLAF; from the coding sequence ATGATTAAAAGTGCGATTAGCCTTAAAGCTCATGCAAAAATTAATCTGCATTTGGAAGTTTTAGGAAAGAGAAGCGACGGATTTCATGACATTGTAAGTGTTTTTGCTCCGATTTCTCTTGCCGATGAGCTTTTGATGCAAAGAAAACCGGATAAAAAAGAATGTAAGGTATTGTCTCCTTTGGCTGAATTGCCGGCAGAAAATACAATTACAAGAGCTTATGAAGAGTTTAAAAACTTTACCGGTATTTCTGAAGGCGTTTCCGTCAGGATTTTAAAAAGAATCCCTGAAGGTGCCGGATTGGGAGGTGGGTCTTCCGATGCCGCTTCGGTTTTGCTGGGGCTTAACGATATGTTTTCTACCGGTTTAACGGAAGAAGATTTAAGGGCTATAGCTTTGAAAATAGGAAGCGATGTTCCCTTTTTTTTGGGAAATGAGGCTGCGGTTGTAAGAGGCCGCGGAGAAACGATAAAAAGAGTTTCCGTTTTTTCAGATTATTTTGGGATTTTGATTTATCCAGAAATAAAAAGCGCAACACCCAGGGCTTACAGCCTTTTGGGCCGTAAAGAATCGGAGATACTGAATTCTGCTTTTAATCCTGAGCTCTTTTGCGGTAAAGATTGCCGTGAATGGCCTTTTTTTAACAGTTTTGAAGACGTTCTTTTTACGGAATATCCTGCAATAAAAAAGGCAAAACAAGACCTTTTAACTTACGGGGCTGATTTTGCTCTTATGAGCGGTGCCGGTTCTTCAGTTTTCGGGCTTTTTAAAGATGAAAAAAACGTCAAAAATGCTTATTCTAAGCTTTTAGCCGAATATGGACGATGTTTTTTCTTTTTGTTACTTGCGTTCTGA
- the spoVG gene encoding septation regulator SpoVG — protein MEITEVRVQRVSPGNSLKAYANITFDDCFVLHNVRVIEGNDGLYIGMPSRKLSNGEFKNIAHPITAEFREKMTKAVLEVYEKTPVMPGQDAEAEI, from the coding sequence ATGGAAATTACAGAAGTCCGTGTTCAGAGAGTGAGTCCGGGGAATAGTTTAAAGGCTTATGCTAATATTACGTTTGATGATTGCTTTGTCCTTCATAATGTAAGAGTGATCGAGGGTAATGACGGTTTGTACATTGGAATGCCCAGCCGGAAGTTGAGTAACGGTGAGTTTAAAAATATAGCTCATCCTATCACTGCCGAGTTTAGGGAAAAGATGACAAAGGCTGTTTTGGAGGTTTACGAAAAAACACCTGTTATGCCCGGGCAAGATGCTGAGGCTGAAATCTAG
- a CDS encoding 50S ribosomal protein L25, translating into MEQRLLNAHERSTYGKNAAVKMRKAGRIPAVMYDRHGKSVPIDVDEREFMKLFKLVTESTIVTLNAAGKDYEVFIKDFQHDIVSDKIKHIDFYEVERGKTLRTKVKIRLEGSPEGVRHGGILETGITELELECLPKDLPARIIVDVSTLDVNQSLHVRDIKLPEAVTVLTSDDITVAAIKFAAAESTTPAATEGEETEAAAVAPEPAAEDK; encoded by the coding sequence ATGGAACAGAGACTGTTAAACGCACATGAAAGATCAACATATGGTAAAAATGCCGCTGTAAAAATGAGAAAGGCTGGAAGAATTCCCGCAGTAATGTATGATAGACACGGCAAATCCGTTCCTATTGATGTTGATGAAAGAGAATTTATGAAACTTTTTAAACTTGTTACCGAAAGTACTATTGTAACATTAAATGCAGCGGGAAAGGATTACGAAGTTTTTATTAAAGATTTTCAGCATGATATTGTTTCGGATAAGATTAAACATATCGACTTTTATGAAGTAGAAAGAGGAAAGACCTTACGTACAAAGGTTAAGATTAGACTTGAAGGTTCTCCCGAAGGTGTACGCCATGGCGGAATTCTTGAGACCGGTATTACCGAACTTGAACTTGAGTGTCTGCCTAAAGATTTACCGGCCAGAATTATCGTTGATGTTTCTACTCTTGATGTAAATCAATCGCTTCATGTCAGGGATATTAAGCTTCCTGAAGCCGTTACCGTTTTAACAAGCGATGATATAACGGTTGCTGCTATTAAGTTTGCTGCTGCTGAAAGTACAACACCGGCTGCAACTGAAGGTGAAGAAACCGAAGCTGCCGCTGTCGCACCCGAACCTGCTGCAGAGGATAAATAA
- the tilS gene encoding tRNA lysidine(34) synthetase TilS — protein MAKSFLKDVLLGFSSLCDRTAAPLRLLLAVSGGADSMAMLSAFLELKNDINAEIFVLTVNHNIRPEKETLGDAKFVLDFCNDKCPCILAEIPKNTVFDEAKNRKTGIEDAARFLRYNEFEKAADSLNADYILTAHNKNDNYETILMRLFQGSEPEALMGISPRRGRFIRPLLNISRSEIEEYLKEKNIPWREDVTNLETSYLRNKVRHNLLPVLSICFDGWQRGLDKSLAKIKAQNDFVIASYKTKKETWVLDKKEECCRCKFLFFLSLEEALKLKFLQEGLILLRGKRRIPYSVFDDLMKLSDTKKIIFSGGFCIKKEGDEVLLFKAVTTEEKTSEVFYSIWIDKPFTFNTPAGNFKAVKNEDGFFIVHESDKTCGIGPFKPPFCVRSRLFGDEIETSSGSKKSVKKIINEWNIDYENRNILPIIEEGGVVKGIYGAVFGKKNWYVVGDLGVKR, from the coding sequence ATGGCAAAATCGTTTTTAAAAGATGTGCTTTTAGGCTTTTCCTCATTATGCGATAGAACGGCCGCACCTTTGAGACTCCTGCTTGCCGTTTCAGGGGGAGCCGATTCTATGGCCATGCTTTCAGCCTTTTTGGAATTGAAGAACGATATAAATGCCGAAATTTTTGTACTGACTGTAAACCACAATATAAGACCCGAAAAAGAAACCTTAGGCGATGCCAAATTTGTTTTAGACTTTTGTAATGATAAATGTCCATGTATTTTGGCCGAAATTCCTAAAAATACGGTATTTGATGAGGCTAAGAATAGAAAAACCGGAATTGAAGATGCTGCCCGCTTTTTAAGATACAATGAGTTTGAAAAAGCGGCCGATTCCTTAAATGCCGATTATATTTTGACTGCCCATAATAAAAATGATAATTATGAAACGATTTTGATGAGGCTCTTTCAAGGTTCCGAGCCTGAAGCCCTTATGGGGATTTCTCCAAGACGTGGAAGATTTATACGCCCCCTTCTTAATATCAGCCGCTCGGAAATAGAAGAATATTTAAAAGAAAAAAATATCCCGTGGAGAGAAGATGTTACTAATCTTGAAACCTCATATCTTAGAAACAAGGTCAGACATAATCTTCTTCCTGTTTTGAGTATCTGCTTTGACGGCTGGCAAAGAGGCTTGGATAAAAGTTTGGCAAAAATAAAGGCTCAAAACGATTTTGTTATTGCCTCATATAAAACAAAAAAAGAAACATGGGTATTGGATAAAAAGGAAGAGTGCTGCCGATGTAAATTTCTTTTTTTTCTAAGCCTTGAAGAAGCCTTAAAACTTAAATTTCTTCAAGAAGGTCTTATTCTTTTAAGAGGAAAAAGAAGGATCCCTTACTCGGTCTTTGACGATTTGATGAAGCTTTCCGATACTAAAAAGATAATTTTTTCGGGCGGATTTTGTATAAAAAAAGAAGGAGATGAGGTATTGCTTTTTAAGGCTGTAACTACTGAAGAAAAGACAAGCGAAGTTTTTTATTCTATCTGGATTGATAAGCCTTTTACCTTTAATACCCCTGCCGGAAATTTTAAGGCCGTAAAAAATGAAGACGGCTTTTTTATAGTGCATGAAAGCGATAAAACCTGCGGTATAGGGCCTTTTAAGCCTCCCTTTTGTGTGCGTTCACGCCTCTTTGGAGATGAAATTGAGACCTCTTCGGGCTCAAAAAAATCGGTAAAAAAAATTATAAATGAGTGGAATATAGACTATGAAAATAGAAATATTTTGCCGATAATCGAAGAGGGCGGGGTAGTTAAAGGTATATACGGAGCCGTTTTCGGCAAAAAAAATTGGTATGTTGTAGGGGATTTAGGAGTAAAGAGATGA
- a CDS encoding tetratricopeptide repeat protein, with translation MKYSCRFKCFKLKHRLCVFFILICIGIYANQTEGVNLSAALSYLQNSAKLFTEEKWKEALFEAQLGEVYDPKTADFLYIQAVCSLKLNYPNEDILQKADAACADGMVWRLYDINAGRLLAAQVNTRMLKYKEALDLVKRLPFESAESDYVRADALYGLGRYDEAKQLISEALDRWSFNSSFAKLFFLRERGKKVNFLGKKLAEHIISRLYAWQDEEPSLLLLASPFETKSEENIRRLKLYRGMYLPFTESYDLNDLYNRSYSTLLCLRYGIIDEQTAVNEFLSAKVYYFNPILKEYVLTQAMYESHLVELLRLVINSELRNELKTFLSVYEGLIVDDENGDLIIDSKIYYKNGRPWCAEFDSLQTGYPEYTVECNFGIPSVIHGKKDEYLLSYDSYPAVKNFTKNGKKYTMRPLDLNWAPIELKELNLKLYGMHQKQQAFFSLKVGKNVRSLHEGVLIYSAAFSEENTSYINGGIKKVFFDKGIPIKAEVTVLGEPYSQTNYRKGLPVFENIDKDGDGYFETRIEYDSKGVLKRIDMDLNKNKLYEYSEYHQKDGFVTKVWDSDEDGSYEITYTQYENGDSQTEWIHPKLNKKIRVSYKNGVPFQLFDGKENLLLIPSDKENLFWLNRSPANIEKVNEKIIEIFNQTSLPVVSYMFSINNIEVFAVRSGGFVFAEIVNE, from the coding sequence ATGAAATATTCCTGTAGATTTAAGTGTTTTAAACTCAAGCATAGATTATGTGTTTTTTTTATTTTAATTTGTATAGGTATTTATGCAAATCAAACTGAGGGGGTAAATTTATCTGCGGCCCTATCATACTTGCAGAATTCCGCTAAGCTCTTTACCGAAGAAAAATGGAAGGAGGCCTTGTTTGAAGCCCAGCTCGGTGAAGTTTATGATCCGAAAACTGCCGATTTTTTATATATTCAGGCAGTATGCAGTTTAAAATTAAATTATCCTAATGAAGATATATTGCAAAAAGCCGATGCTGCCTGTGCCGATGGAATGGTCTGGCGTTTATACGATATAAATGCCGGCCGCTTATTGGCAGCTCAGGTCAATACACGTATGTTAAAATACAAGGAAGCTCTGGATCTTGTCAAACGTTTACCCTTTGAATCTGCCGAGTCGGACTATGTAAGGGCAGATGCCCTCTATGGCTTGGGGCGATATGATGAGGCAAAGCAGCTTATTTCCGAAGCTCTTGACCGTTGGTCCTTTAATTCCTCTTTTGCAAAATTATTTTTTTTACGTGAACGAGGAAAAAAGGTAAACTTTTTAGGTAAAAAATTGGCCGAACATATAATTTCCCGCCTTTACGCGTGGCAGGATGAGGAACCGTCTCTCCTCTTGCTTGCAAGTCCATTTGAAACAAAATCGGAAGAAAATATCAGACGGCTAAAATTATATCGAGGTATGTATTTGCCTTTTACCGAATCTTATGATCTTAACGATTTATATAACCGCTCTTATTCTACATTGCTTTGTCTAAGGTACGGCATAATAGATGAACAAACAGCTGTAAACGAATTTTTATCGGCTAAGGTTTATTATTTTAACCCGATTTTGAAGGAGTATGTTCTTACTCAGGCCATGTATGAATCCCATTTGGTCGAGCTTTTGCGCTTGGTTATAAATTCCGAATTGAGAAATGAGCTTAAGACCTTTTTATCTGTTTATGAAGGTTTGATTGTCGATGATGAAAACGGGGATCTGATTATAGATTCTAAAATCTATTATAAGAACGGCAGACCTTGGTGTGCCGAATTTGACAGCCTTCAAACAGGATATCCTGAATACACCGTAGAATGTAACTTCGGTATTCCATCCGTAATTCACGGAAAAAAAGATGAATATTTGCTGTCCTATGATTCGTATCCGGCCGTTAAAAATTTTACCAAAAACGGTAAAAAGTATACCATGCGTCCCCTTGACTTGAATTGGGCACCGATAGAGTTAAAAGAATTAAACCTAAAGCTGTATGGCATGCACCAAAAACAGCAGGCCTTTTTTTCTTTAAAAGTAGGCAAAAATGTACGAAGTCTTCATGAAGGTGTATTGATTTACTCCGCTGCATTTTCTGAAGAAAATACTTCGTACATAAACGGGGGCATAAAAAAAGTATTCTTTGATAAGGGCATCCCAATAAAGGCCGAGGTAACTGTGTTAGGGGAGCCGTACTCGCAAACTAATTACAGAAAAGGCTTACCTGTTTTTGAAAACATAGATAAAGACGGAGACGGCTATTTTGAAACAAGGATTGAGTATGATTCAAAGGGTGTATTAAAAAGGATAGATATGGATTTAAATAAAAATAAACTCTATGAATATTCCGAATACCATCAAAAAGACGGCTTCGTTACAAAGGTTTGGGACAGCGATGAGGACGGTTCCTACGAAATTACATATACACAATATGAAAATGGCGACTCTCAAACCGAATGGATTCATCCCAAGCTGAATAAAAAAATCCGTGTCAGTTATAAAAACGGTGTTCCTTTCCAATTATTTGACGGAAAAGAAAACCTTCTGCTCATTCCTTCGGATAAGGAGAACCTGTTCTGGCTTAATCGGAGTCCTGCAAATATTGAAAAAGTAAACGAAAAAATTATAGAAATATTTAACCAAACGAGCCTTCCGGTTGTTTCCTATATGTTTAGTATAAATAATATTGAAGTTTTTGCCGTGCGCTCCGGAGGGTTTGTTTTTGCTGAAATCGTCAACGAATAA
- a CDS encoding S1C family serine protease, which produces MDYSDRSSVLYQVDYTEKLLKSGKITDALIRSQILHLNAKDFEEVDKIKSESIEKTEAAFLQSIEEKNWDEAVRYFRSLTSIGKRPAGWTEERLFEERNILWKKNADLPLLNLQNKKNPSAGSASFPQNIDEMIKGSLTVWVNRGTRIQRGYASPDIVIGSGFFIDSRGYFITNYHVIQSEVDKKYNGYSRLYIKSPDNPNIKIPARVVGWDPLFDLALVKTEYTPQFIFNLGSSKDLGVGSRIYAIGSPAGLEKTLTSGIVSAKYRRLFSMVDIMQIDAAVNHGNSGGPIVDDKGLVQAVVFAGLERNEGLNFAIPVELLKAVLPDLYKGGEVKHTWLGCHGQNQKGGSGNAKDVPNGVLVNYVLPDGPFSISGINEGTVIKEVNGIPVNSVEEIQAILLSIAPETIVLIKGYQKNEAGIYEEKTWPVLCAERPLYPGNSVFKKDSIDRSMLPVFGFKLESVGKKNSYRVAEVIPGSFASENAFGVNDYIEINGKRWDNENEEIIHVNIYTKKVRAGYMDSFMVLSAYLDNPLFF; this is translated from the coding sequence GTGGATTATTCGGATAGATCCAGTGTGTTGTATCAAGTTGATTACACTGAAAAACTTCTTAAATCCGGTAAGATAACGGATGCTTTAATCCGCTCTCAAATTCTTCATCTTAACGCAAAAGATTTTGAAGAGGTTGACAAGATTAAATCGGAATCAATAGAAAAAACGGAAGCCGCATTTTTACAAAGCATAGAGGAAAAAAATTGGGATGAGGCTGTCAGGTATTTTAGGTCTCTTACCTCAATCGGAAAACGCCCTGCCGGATGGACGGAGGAGCGGCTTTTTGAAGAGAGGAATATCTTATGGAAAAAGAATGCCGATCTTCCCTTATTAAACTTACAAAATAAAAAAAATCCTTCAGCCGGTTCAGCTTCTTTTCCTCAAAATATAGATGAGATGATAAAGGGCTCTCTTACCGTTTGGGTGAATAGGGGAACCCGCATACAAAGAGGTTATGCTTCGCCTGACATTGTTATAGGTTCGGGTTTTTTTATAGATTCCCGCGGTTATTTTATTACGAATTATCATGTTATTCAAAGCGAGGTTGATAAAAAATATAACGGCTATTCCAGACTTTATATTAAGTCTCCCGATAATCCAAATATAAAAATCCCTGCAAGGGTTGTAGGCTGGGATCCTCTTTTTGATCTGGCCTTGGTAAAGACCGAGTACACGCCTCAGTTTATTTTTAATCTGGGCTCTTCAAAGGATTTAGGAGTCGGAAGCCGTATTTATGCAATAGGCTCTCCGGCAGGTTTGGAAAAAACCCTTACCTCAGGTATAGTATCGGCAAAATACCGCAGACTTTTTTCTATGGTAGATATAATGCAGATAGATGCTGCCGTCAATCATGGGAATTCGGGCGGACCGATAGTGGATGATAAGGGCCTCGTTCAAGCCGTAGTATTTGCGGGTCTCGAAAGAAACGAGGGGCTTAACTTTGCAATCCCTGTTGAGCTTTTAAAGGCTGTTCTTCCCGATTTATATAAGGGCGGAGAAGTTAAGCATACTTGGCTTGGCTGTCACGGTCAAAACCAAAAGGGCGGCTCCGGTAATGCTAAGGATGTTCCAAATGGTGTTCTTGTAAACTATGTTCTTCCTGATGGCCCCTTTTCAATTTCAGGTATAAATGAGGGTACCGTAATAAAAGAAGTTAACGGTATTCCGGTAAATTCGGTTGAAGAAATACAGGCCATTTTATTGTCGATAGCTCCTGAAACTATAGTCCTCATTAAAGGCTATCAAAAAAATGAAGCAGGTATTTATGAAGAAAAAACTTGGCCTGTTTTATGTGCCGAACGCCCCTTATATCCGGGAAATTCCGTTTTTAAAAAAGACAGTATAGATAGATCCATGCTTCCCGTCTTCGGATTTAAACTTGAATCGGTGGGAAAAAAGAATTCTTATAGGGTTGCAGAGGTTATCCCCGGAAGCTTTGCATCTGAAAATGCCTTTGGTGTAAATGACTATATTGAAATTAACGGGAAAAGATGGGATAATGAAAACGAAGAGATTATTCATGTAAATATCTATACAAAAAAGGTTAGGGCAGGTTATATGGACAGCTTTATGGTTTTAAGTGCCTATCTTGATAATCCCCTTTTCTTTTAA
- the dnaG gene encoding DNA primase — MPKISSKTIDAVTEMTDIVSLVENYTRLEKRGANWWGCCPFHNEKTPSFNVVPDKKMYYCFGCHKGGGTINFLMEMEKLSFMEAVERLAKNAGIEVIYEGGSYVPDEGAKLKDQILDLYDKVAGSFHFILTQNPTGKKALDYLLSRNVSPEIIEKFNLGYSPKDRKWLHSFLLSKNYSQDFLEKTGLFSKNYKKMAFFSDRLMFPICDRHGKTIAFGGRILEGNGAKYLNSSDMPQYKKGETVFAFHHALAEIRKSKSVILCEGYMDVLAFFQAGIENAVAPLGTALTEDQVKLLKSFAETFYLAFDSDKAGQEASYKAIKICRSMGVNVRVLYMKDGKDPSEILQKKGQEGLKLLLECAIVDDDYLIQIASMRFDISSPEGKASAIAFLFPYIEVLESDIQRESAISKLSSAFGVSQQAIFSDYVNREKKALRHIVDEVKQKPVNIRMNAELRLVLAVTANTDLFSRLRSQLGPDDFEDFYARHLFIVLEECYRDGAYTYANLMHRCGEEKLKEIVSQTISKGEFAENSEKIVDDGINFIKQNVLQKQKDKIIGRLRLLHGEKNIDTVNLTKELMEEKKSIDIQLNKLKGKVYD; from the coding sequence ATGCCTAAGATAAGTTCAAAAACAATCGATGCAGTAACCGAAATGACAGATATTGTATCCCTTGTCGAGAACTATACCCGCTTGGAAAAACGGGGAGCAAACTGGTGGGGCTGCTGTCCCTTTCATAACGAAAAAACGCCTTCCTTTAATGTCGTTCCCGATAAAAAAATGTATTATTGTTTCGGCTGCCACAAGGGCGGCGGAACAATCAACTTTTTGATGGAAATGGAAAAGCTCTCCTTTATGGAAGCCGTAGAGCGGCTTGCAAAAAATGCAGGCATCGAGGTTATTTATGAAGGCGGCTCCTATGTTCCGGACGAAGGAGCAAAACTTAAAGACCAAATTTTAGATCTTTACGACAAGGTCGCAGGGAGTTTTCATTTTATCTTGACCCAAAATCCTACAGGGAAAAAGGCTCTTGACTACCTCCTTTCCAGAAATGTTTCTCCCGAAATAATCGAAAAATTTAATCTGGGCTATTCTCCAAAGGATAGAAAATGGCTCCATAGTTTTTTATTGTCAAAAAACTATTCTCAAGACTTTTTAGAAAAGACAGGACTTTTTTCTAAAAACTATAAAAAGATGGCTTTTTTTTCCGATAGGCTTATGTTTCCTATTTGCGACCGTCACGGTAAAACGATAGCATTCGGAGGCCGCATTTTGGAAGGCAATGGGGCTAAATATCTCAATTCCTCGGATATGCCGCAATATAAAAAGGGTGAAACGGTTTTTGCCTTTCACCACGCCTTAGCCGAAATTCGAAAATCAAAATCGGTAATCTTATGTGAAGGCTACATGGACGTTTTAGCCTTTTTTCAGGCCGGAATCGAAAATGCCGTAGCCCCCTTAGGGACAGCCCTCACCGAAGATCAGGTAAAACTTTTAAAATCTTTTGCCGAAACCTTTTATCTTGCCTTTGACTCGGATAAGGCCGGACAAGAAGCTTCCTACAAGGCTATAAAAATTTGCCGCAGTATGGGCGTAAATGTTCGTGTTCTATACATGAAAGACGGAAAGGACCCTTCCGAAATTCTACAAAAAAAAGGTCAAGAAGGCTTGAAACTTCTTTTGGAATGTGCTATAGTAGACGATGATTATCTTATACAAATTGCGTCCATGAGATTTGATATAAGCAGTCCGGAAGGAAAGGCCTCAGCTATAGCCTTTTTGTTTCCGTATATTGAGGTCCTGGAATCCGATATTCAAAGGGAGTCTGCTATTTCTAAACTTTCATCGGCCTTTGGTGTCAGTCAACAAGCAATTTTCAGCGATTATGTGAACCGCGAAAAAAAGGCTCTAAGGCATATAGTTGACGAAGTAAAACAAAAGCCGGTAAATATAAGGATGAATGCCGAGTTACGATTGGTTCTTGCCGTTACGGCAAATACGGATCTGTTTTCTCGTTTGCGTTCACAATTGGGCCCCGATGATTTTGAGGATTTTTATGCCAGACATTTGTTTATTGTTTTAGAAGAATGTTATAGAGATGGTGCCTATACTTATGCGAATCTGATGCACAGATGCGGGGAAGAAAAATTAAAAGAAATTGTTTCTCAGACAATTTCTAAGGGAGAATTCGCCGAGAACTCTGAAAAGATAGTCGATGACGGCATAAATTTTATAAAACAAAACGTTCTACAAAAACAAAAAGACAAAATCATAGGCAGACTGAGATTATTACATGGAGAAAAGAATATCGATACCGTAAACTTGACAAAAGAATTAATGGAAGAAAAAAAAAGTATCGATATTCAATTAAACAAATTAAAGGGAAAGGTGTATGACTGA